The nucleotide window TATTTAGTGGCAACACTGCAATAATGGGTGAAATGTGTAAATACTGAGCTTATACAAATAAAGTACTGCAGCAAATTATAATGAATGCATTTTATTCAATTTACTACACAACTCTTCAATACTGTGTAAAGGTgtaaataaaaatacaacataataCACAGACAGAAGtcacccacacaccaaagaccaaTAAATCCCAAGCATAGACTCAGTCAATACAACAGCATCAAGAGAGACAAATAATGGAGGAGAAAACCGTGATGGCTAGAGAGATTACTGTACCCTGAGAATGAGTTTGTAAAGCCACTTCTAAAATAAATTTATATCTGCAGAATGTCTTTGGTAAACAGGGGATGAGACAGGCCGAATATGAAGTCAAAGTCTTGCTCCACGGATCTCAGCAATTACAGATGGATAAAAACAAACCACTTTGTTTAAGGCCACCTAATAAGCTTCCATCTTTTCTAACACTGTGTTCAAATTTGTATTCTACTAAATACAATGGaggcaaacaaaaataaaatgttcaaaGATACCGTGTTATTAACGCTTTGGAAGCACCAAGTACTGTGCTCTCCGTTCTAATCTCACCGAAGAGCAACGCTAACATGCAAAGCAGACTAAATGTAGGAGACTATATtaacattgcaaaaaaaaaacaaaaacaaaaaaaaaacactgcttATTTCTTGGGTCATGAACGGATAACAAAAACTCAACATGCATAATCATGTGGTCAGTTCTACAGTTTTCAAATGTTGCTTTAGGTTTTACAAATAAAATCAGTGCATAGAACATTATTGTGGAGTCAGCAACTTCACCTTTACACAATTCTGGTAAGAAAAGACATAATCAGCGCGAAACAAGATAGGATTATCAACACAGAGGTCCTTCATGATCTGCAGTCCTATAACAGTTCATTATGAACTGCTAACATCCACTTCATAATATTTTTGCATGCAGTTTATCTGCCCTTCCATTTATATACAGTGGTCAGACTAGACTCAAAAGGCAAAATTATACACATTGATACACAATTCTGATACGTATATGTTGCACTTTCACCATGCTATAATAATCCACGTGAGTGGTGCAGATGAGTCATTTCTTCACAATAGTTCTTTACTATCTCACCACAAGACATGATACACAAAGTTTTGATGGGCCTATACAGTCATCATGGCAGAATGCACCACATCCTTTACACATGATCATGGCCTTTAGCCGGCaggaacatttaaaagtcatctcGCTCACACCACTGTTTTCGGCAAACGTCTGAGCGGGAATTGCAGAGTTATGGTTCCCAAAGTTTGTCTTCTGACTCAGGGACATCATGCTGCCAGCAAGAGACACTGGAAAGGGGCCCATGGAGAGTTCTGAAACGGTGGTGTTGGTCAGGTGACTGAAGCCTGCGGTGCTGAGGGAAAGTTTCGGGAGTTTGCCGTACAACTGCTGCTGAATACTGAGCTGGGAATTGATGAGAGAACGTTCCGACGAATGGTGAAATTGTAGACCAGACTCCTTCATGACCTTTCCAATACTGCAGTCCATCTTGATTGGCCCAACGTACAGCTTGTCTTTGGAATCAAATGGAATGTAAGCACCATCTTTGATACCGAGGATATCTTGCTTCTTGTTCATCTCCCTGCACGGGGGCATGTTTTCAGTTTTGATGACTTTAAAGCTCTCGTGCAGTTTGGGCAGCCAATCCCGCCCTACATTCGGTACGCCCTCCATCGCGATTAGTTTCCTGTCCGGCGACGTTTGAGTAATGGCGGGCATGTTCTCAAAGACGGAGCCCCTGGACTGGATCTTGATGACTTCTGTCCCTCGGTAAACTCCATCGTTCTGCACCAGCACAGTGTTGTGCAGGTAGCCGTGGCTCAGCTTCTGCCGGCCTGGCAGCCCACCGCAAGCCTTGGCTATTACCGACCCAAAAATAGTGTTCTGGCTCTCCAGACCTTTGCAAAAGGTGGGGGTGTTTGGAATGTAGTAACCAGACACAGTGGAGCTGCTGATTTGCTTCAGTGTTTCAGGCATGCTTCTAACTGGAGGATTGTGCACCCTGTTACTTTGAACATTTCCGGAGGAGATATTTATCAATTCTTTACAACCTTCTTCGTAACTGCATGGAATTGGCACTATTCTTTGTGTGATCACACCAGATTCTTCAACAGGTTTAGTGAGAACTGGCGTTCTATTTAACTGCTCCTGTAAAACAGGGCCATCTAGACTCTTACACTCTCGGTCCAGGACCATCTGAGAATGGAGGTAATGCTTACTGGACTGCAACACGGTCGATTTCATCTGCTCCAGTCGCTTCTGAGAGAGATCGCGGAAATCTCCCGACAATATTTTATGCAAATGATAATCAGCTAATTTATTAATTCCACTATGTACTCCACTAATTATACTTTTAATATTGGTTGTTTGTGCAACATGATCTATCGTCGACTGGTTGAGACCTCTCTCCTGTTTCACCGCCGGGATCTCTGGATGTGGCACCAGTAGTCGCGTTATCTCCAGTTTGGTGCCGGAGTGATACTGGGGCAAAACCTTCTCCAAAGGGAGGCTGCCCTGAAGCAACTGTGTTACTAGCGGGTTGTTGACTTCAGCCGACGACAACGGCCGATTGAGATCTCCCGGCCTTTTTGGCCCTTCAGAGCGTGGGTTGAGCAGAGAATTGGCCCGGTTTAAATGATGTAAGACTTCAGCCTTTTGCCTCTGGCCCTCGCTCAGTAGTTCATTCTTCTGCAGCTGATTATCGACAGACAAATGTGCCGCTTGGTGCCGATCACTGTTCTTAGACCCTTTGCCTCCATCAGGGCTTTCTACAATTACACCACTTTCAGAACAAACGGGGGCTCTGTCGTCTTTAGACATTCTTTCACTGGTGGGCGGTACACAACTCTCATCTGACAGCGGACTGTTTATTTCGGGCTTATAATACAGGCTATTCTCATTGTCAGTGCCAGAGTCATTCTGCCTTTTGCTGCTGAGCTCTTCCACTGTCACATCAACATCAGCTTCTACTGACTGTTGCCCAACCTGTGCCGAGGCCTGCTCTTGTTTCACAGGCTGCTCCTTTGTACATACTTCTGCATCAACAGGTGCAGTACAGGCGGCAACCTTCTCTGCCTCCAGAGAGAGCTTCTGTGCTAATGAATGGCTGGGATCTTTAGTCGAACATATCGACACTATTACAGACGTCATTTGTTTCTCTGCAACGTGTGGTTCATTGGATAACTCCAGCAGCTCGCTAGCTTCTAGCTTATTGTTGATTTTTAATTCATCGCAGGCACGCTCCTCTTCTTCATGCGAGGACAACGTTGAAGATGGTGCTTTGTGAATCAGCAGAGATCCAGTTTGCTCCACGGGACATCCATTCACCTCCTGCTCTGAGGTGTCACTCGGTGGAAAGTTAATGGACAAAATATCTGTagtgtttgttttattttcactGCCATTGCATTGTAAAGAGTCAGAGACTGCAGCGTTGACTTCTGGAACAGGAGAGTCCATTGAGTTAATTATTGCAgcattctttgtttctgcaattactgttccagagaaaacatattTTTGCAAAGGTTCATCAGTGCCGCTGGTTTTATCACCCAGGTCGGGATTTGGAGGTTGGTCACAGGGTAACAGCAGAGGATCGTCAGTCTTAGCGAGAGAAACAACAACAACAGATTCACATTGACCATTCGTGCTCGCTTCCTGCAAAGTGGTGTCGCTGTCTGCAGGCAGATCCAGGGGCTCAGGGAGCAGGTCCTCGAGGGGGGTCGCGGGTTCGTCACCGTTGGACTGTCCATCAGAAACAAGAGCGTCACTCACTTCAGAAACGGTCACCTGGTCCTGCACATCCTCCAGCAAGGCTGGAGAATTACTGCTGACCATGCTGTATTCAGCATCGCCGTCCCAGCCTATGCTCTGGACCTCATCCGCCGCTGGCTCCGACTTGCCTGGCGCTGCATCAACAAGATTGCTTTCCAAACACTCTTCGATTATAACACCTTGCTTAACACTATTGTCTGGGTCGGTGTCGTGCTTGTCGAGCTCCTCGTCGGCATCGCCGGCTTGCTGTAGCTGTGCTCGATGCTGATGTTTTGCCGCAGCTTGTTCTGGTACTTTAGCCTTTCTGTCGATCGGTCGGGGAGAGTCAGCGCTGGCTggtccatcaccaccaccaccaccccctccccctccttccattGTAACATGGGCAGCTGCAGCTGCTGCCGCCTCCCTCTGGGCCCGGGCCTGCTGAGCACGGGCTTTGATATCTGCAAGCGTTCTGGCCCCTGTCCTCTCACGACTGGACGGCCCAACGCTGCTGATGATCCTGGGGCAGATCTGGTAGGCTGGCTGCCCTTTGACAGCCCATGGTGGCTTGATTCTTGAGAGTTGAATCTGCAAGCAGAATAAACGACAATTTACAATAAAACCAGACGTACACAATAGTGTTAAaaaaagtgctgagtaactcagcgggtcaggcagcatctctggagaatatggaacccttcttcaggctgatagatACTAACTAGTCAGATTCTAAATTAGTTAATGTCTAAATTGGTCACTGCTTGTATTGGTCAACACTGCAGTATTTTGCAGGTGGTGACTAAATGAGGCACATAAATGTTTTTCTGTAATTTACCAACAATTTTAAAATTCTCATGGAATAAGAGGAACCACAAATGCAAATCTAAAATAGACACTGGAAATGAATGTTCAGCATCACAGCACAGCCAATAGCTTTAAGAGCTATTTAGTCTATAATGAATTCCACATTACTTTATTGTACAGTATACAGTTCATGCCCTTAAATCTGTTTGTTCCCAGAGTTTACCCACTCGTAGTAAAAGAACATGATTGTTGGGTCTATACTGTTGCATTTTACCAAcctagtataataataataataatacattttatttatgagcgcctttcaagagtctcaaggacaccgtacaaaaatttagcaggtagaggaaaaacatgtaaggggaatgaaataaatagtagagacatgactagtacacaaagtaaagacagaatacaattcaaaacacaatatgaggcaattaatgcacagatgaaaagggagggggacgtggggctaaggataggcagaggtgaagagatgggtcttgaggcgggactggaagatggtgagggacacggaattgcggatcagttgggggagggagttccagagcctgggagctgccctggagaaggctctgtccccaaaactgcggaggttggacttgtggatggagaggagaccggctgatgtggatctgagggaccgtgagggttgatagggggagaggaggtcagtgagatatgggggggccagatggtggagggctttgtaggtgaggatcaggattttgtaggtgatccggtgggagatgggaagccagtgaagttgtttgaggactggagtgatgtgatgccaggatttggtgtgggtgatgaatcgggcggctgcgttctggaccagttggagtcggttgatgtaggtggagctgatgccaaggagaagtgagttgcaatagtccagtcgggaggagatgaaggcatggatgagtctttcagcagcgggaggtgtgagagagggtctgagtttggcgatgttgcggagatgaaagaaggtggttttaatgacatgtcggatgtgaggctcaagggagagggtggaatcaaagatcacgccaaggttgcgggccttgggagatggggagacagtggtgccgtcgatggtgagagtggggttattgatttatgCATCGACAGTACTCTGGATGTCTACACACTGCTATAGATATCAACAGAATGCATTTATGTAATACTTTACCTGGACCATGAGATAGCTTCACAACTAATGAGGAATTTAATACTTCGATAGCAACACAAACAGCATATTTAAAAACACAAGTCATAaggtaataagtgataggagcagaatgaggccattcggcccatcaagtctactccaccattcaatcatggctgagtgtttaagaaggaactgcagatgctggaaaatcaaaggtagacaaaagtgctggagaaactcagcgagtgcagcagcatctatggagcgaaggaaataggcaacgtttttcgggttccgaaatgtcgcctatttccttcgctccatagatgctgctgcatccgctgagtttctccagcacttttgtctaccttcaatcatggcggatctatctctccctcctaaccccattctcctgccttctccccataaacccagacacccgtactaatcaagaatctatctatctttgctttgaaaatatccattgacttggcctccacagccttaaagaattccaccctctgaccaaagaaattccttctcatctccttcctaaaggaacgtcctttaattctgaggctatgacctctaatcctagactaatgaagacatactctccacatccact belongs to Amblyraja radiata isolate CabotCenter1 chromosome 23, sAmbRad1.1.pri, whole genome shotgun sequence and includes:
- the LOC116986141 gene encoding polycomb group protein ASXL1-like isoform X3, whose product is MTPKQILHVIETEGLKEMRSGTSPLACLNAMLHTNSRADDGMFYRLPGRMGLYTLKKDALLWSKNMPIGDEGYDDGPDLESCDSNEASTTGEENDASPVSDESSSNASCSTETQGKQVSPGKQNSNKATQQPVKQQPKKKIGVPVMMSKSIPRVVLTPLKVNGEHVESASVFTAKHTDGESSSTSNGSSCTVTSGSTQYNRTEMNKLQCRPSLNRKPGQHFRALRRSNTAGQMKRNRGEEIDVETPGSILVNTNLRALINSRTFASLPLHFQQQLLFLLPEVDRQVGTDGIMRLSSSALNNEFFTSAAQGWKERLAEGEFTPEMQLRLRQEMEKEKKVELWKENFFEDYYGQKLGLSKAESEEQTAVKVEIEKEANSPVLAGPSKQLSPVKKQDERIRKCTRSSKVDLKCRVRRNLIADRKPEVPEQSEKAAACTVPSHDTRSQKQHNVEVKVSQAGACVDEDPLGPIDNEASPGQPKEVLPNKSALKSKATLLTEKPAETQPQERTKSDVHLELSEVQPAAISKDQVTCLTVKSAALKSQLEHNFSESKEQKRKSSEHGASTSGPEKKPRLEDHQSFRTAIDSFRTEKEQPTREEPKVPPIRIQLSRIKPPWAVKGQPAYQICPRIISSVGPSSRERTGARTLADIKARAQQARAQREAAAAAAAHVTMEGGGGGGGGGDGPASADSPRPIDRKAKVPEQAAAKHQHRAQLQQAGDADEELDKHDTDPDNSVKQGVIIEECLESNLVDAAPGKSEPAADEVQSIGWDGDAEYSMVSSNSPALLEDVQDQVTVSEVSDALVSDGQSNGDEPATPLEDLLPEPLDLPADSDTTLQEASTNGQCESVVVVSLAKTDDPLLLPCDQPPNPDLGDKTSGTDEPLQKYVFSGTVIAETKNAAIINSMDSPVPEVNAAVSDSLQCNGSENKTNTTDILSINFPPSDTSEQEVNGCPVEQTGSLLIHKAPSSTLSSHEEEERACDELKINNKLEASELLELSNEPHVAEKQMTSVIVSICSTKDPSHSLAQKLSLEAEKVAACTAPVDAEVCTKEQPVKQEQASAQVGQQSVEADVDVTVEELSSKRQNDSGTDNENSLYYKPEINSPLSDESCVPPTSERMSKDDRAPVCSESGVIVESPDGGKGSKNSDRHQAAHLSVDNQLQKNELLSEGQRQKAEVLHHLNRANSLLNPRSEGPKRPGDLNRPLSSAEVNNPLVTQLLQGSLPLEKVLPQYHSGTKLEITRLLVPHPEIPAVKQERGLNQSTIDHVAQTTNIKSIISGVHSGINKLADYHLHKILSGDFRDLSQKRLEQMKSTVLQSSKHYLHSQMVLDRECKSLDGPVLQEQLNRTPVLTKPVEESGVITQRIVPIPCSYEEGCKELINISSGNVQSNRVHNPPVRSMPETLKQISSSTVSGYYIPNTPTFCKGLESQNTIFGSVIAKACGGLPGRQKLSHGYLHNTVLVQNDGVYRGTEVIKIQSRGSVFENMPAITQTSPDRKLIAMEGVPNVGRDWLPKLHESFKVIKTENMPPCREMNKKQDILGIKDGAYIPFDSKDKLYVGPIKMDCSIGKVMKESGLQFHHSSERSLINSQLSIQQQLYGKLPKLSLSTAGFSHLTNTTVSELSMGPFPVSLAGSMMSLSQKTNFGNHNSAIPAQTFAENSGVSEMTFKCSCRLKAMIMCKGCGAFCHDDCIGPSKLCVSCLVVR
- the LOC116986141 gene encoding polycomb group protein ASXL1-like isoform X7 produces the protein MPIGDEGYDDGPDLESCDSNEASTTGEENDASPVSDESSSNASCSTETQGKQVSPGKQNSNKATQQPVKQQPKKKIGVPVMMSKSIPRVVLTPLKVNGEHVESASVFTAKHTDGESSSTSNGSSCTVTSGSTQYNRTEMNKLQCRPSLNRKPGQHFRALRRSNTAGQMKRNRGEEIDVETPGSILVNTNLRALINSRTFASLPLHFQQQLLFLLPEVDRQVGTDGIMRLSSSALNNEFFTSAAQGWKERLAEGEFTPEMQLRLRQEMEKEKKVELWKENFFEDYYGQKLGLSKAESEEQTAVKVEIEKEANSPVLAGPSKQLSPVKKQDERIRKCTRSSKVDLKCRVRRNLIADRKPEVPEQSEKAAACTVPSHDTRSQKQHNVEVKVSQAGACVDEDPLGPIDNEASPGQPKEVLPNKSALKSKATLLTEKPAETQPQERTKSDVHLELSEVQPAAISKDQVTCLTVKSAALKSQLEHNFSESKEQKRKSSEHGASTSGPEKKPRLEDHQSFRTAIDSFRTEKEQPTREEPKVPPIRIQLSRIKPPWAVKGQPAYQICPRIISSVGPSSRERTGARTLADIKARAQQARAQREAAAAAAAHVTMEGGGGGGGGGDGPASADSPRPIDRKAKVPEQAAAKHQHRAQLQQAGDADEELDKHDTDPDNSVKQGVIIEECLESNLVDAAPGKSEPAADEVQSIGWDGDAEYSMVSSNSPALLEDVQDQVTVSEVSDALVSDGQSNGDEPATPLEDLLPEPLDLPADSDTTLQEASTNGQCESVVVVSLAKTDDPLLLPCDQPPNPDLGDKTSGTDEPLQKYVFSGTVIAETKNAAIINSMDSPVPEVNAAVSDSLQCNGSENKTNTTDILSINFPPSDTSEQEVNGCPVEQTGSLLIHKAPSSTLSSHEEEERACDELKINNKLEASELLELSNEPHVAEKQMTSVIVSICSTKDPSHSLAQKLSLEAEKVAACTAPVDAEVCTKEQPVKQEQASAQVGQQSVEADVDVTVEELSSKRQNDSGTDNENSLYYKPEINSPLSDESCVPPTSERMSKDDRAPVCSESGVIVESPDGGKGSKNSDRHQAAHLSVDNQLQKNELLSEGQRQKAEVLHHLNRANSLLNPRSEGPKRPGDLNRPLSSAEVNNPLVTQLLQGSLPLEKVLPQYHSGTKLEITRLLVPHPEIPAVKQERGLNQSTIDHVAQTTNIKSIISGVHSGINKLADYHLHKILSGDFRDLSQKRLEQMKSTVLQSSKHYLHSQMVLDRECKSLDGPVLQEQLNRTPVLTKPVEESGVITQRIVPIPCSYEEGCKELINISSGNVQSNRVHNPPVRSMPETLKQISSSTVSGYYIPNTPTFCKGLESQNTIFGSVIAKACGGLPGRQKLSHGYLHNTVLVQNDGVYRGTEVIKIQSRGSVFENMPAITQTSPDRKLIAMEGVPNVGRDWLPKLHESFKVIKTENMPPCREMNKKQDILGIKDGAYIPFDSKDKLYVGPIKMDCSIGKVMKESGLQFHHSSERSLINSQLSIQQQLYGKLPKLSLSTAGFSHLTNTTVSELSMGPFPVSLAGSMMSLSQKTNFGNHNSAIPAQTFAENSGVSEMTFKCSCRLKAMIMCKGCGAFCHDDCIGPSKLCVSCLVVR